A genomic stretch from Odocoileus virginianus isolate 20LAN1187 ecotype Illinois chromosome 25, Ovbor_1.2, whole genome shotgun sequence includes:
- the LOC110135151 gene encoding protein PET117 homolog, mitochondrial-like, with protein MSRCSKVVLGLSVLLTAVHLKQRQDRQAALQLPARLRDGVIRDIERQNWKKENIRLLGEQILLTEQLEAEREKMVLAKGSQET; from the exons ATGTCGAGGTGCTCCAAGGTGGTGTTGGGCCTCTCGGTGCTGCTGACGGCCGTGCATCTGAAGCAGCGCCAGGACCGGCAGGCGGCGCT CCAACTTCCAGCTAGGCTTCGTGATGGAGTGATCAGAGACATTGAAAGGcaaaattggaaaaaagaaaatattcgtCTTTTGGGAGAACAGATTCTTCTGACTGAGCAGCttgaagcagaaagagagaaaatggtgTTGGCAAAGGGATCTCAAGAAACGTGA